The genomic DNA atatttacaccgtaaaaaagataaaagaaatagtatttttcgattcacctcatacaagtacctcagtgcaatctctttatagtgaaagcgcaacttacaaatgtagacttttttttaaGATAACTGCACTCGTAaacaaaccaatgtaaaactttagagcccacgagtccactcagtcctacttcttgttcaggaccaacaagtttgtttacatttccaggagataatgctgcccacttcttattgacAATATCACCTgacagtaagaacaggcatttgcatggcactagtGTAGCGGGCGTTGCAAGGAATTTAtgtgccagttatgctaaacatttgtatgccccttcatgcttcaatttcTAGATTGCACTATtggtgtttttacagtgcaaataataataatacaggtgcccctccccccatcaccatgctccactgctgctcccacctCCTGGCCGCCGCCCCCACCAAGCTGCCTGCCCACTGTGTGCTGCGCAGAGCGGGGGTAGGAGtggggggctgatgtcagggtgtccccgatCTGGTAGCTGCTGAGCTGGGGTTGAGGAACGGGGGCACCTGTCTGCTGTTGCCATTGGCTCAGGAGTGAAGCCTGGACACTTGGGTTCCCTTCCTTCTCAggccggggagggggtgtggcccgGGGCTACAGGAGGACGATGCTTGTCCAGACTGACTACAGGTCTCTGTCACTGACCCCATTGCTCTAAGGGATGAGATTCCCTGGGGGTCCCAACATCGGGGGAGCTTCGGGAGCAGCCTGCAGGGAGAGCCCTGCCAGTGTGTGCAGAGCCCAGTCCAGGTGCCCCCGGGGAGTGTGGGTAGGAGAGGGAGTcgccccagctggggggcagacaggccCAGTGGCGAGAAGCTGCGTTgccccagactcacggctgctccctgctcagttccaggatggacgtACTGAGGAGGATTTTCAGGATAAAGGCTCCGCAGGTGGCCctggagccagaggggggcagctgccagcatccccagacagagagccgcccctccatccccatggcaTGGGAAGCAGCTCCTGGCCACCCCAGGAGATGGACCTGCTCGGCCTTGCTCACCAGGAGGAAACCAGCTCCCAGGGCTGGTGCCGAGCGGAGAGAGACGACATCCAGGCCGAGATGGAGGTGGCCCACGTTcagtctgggcaggcaggacacAGCCCACGGGAGGAAccaggcaaggcagctctgggttTGCTTCTGCTGGAAGGCCAGCCCTCAGCCCAGCCGCgtgggccagcaggaggcatccccagggcaggagctgggggatcGCTGCCCCAGCAGCTCAACTGGTGCCGGAGGGGAGAGCAGCCGCTCCCTGGAGGCTCCCTGCAACACGGAGGCCGAGTGCTCCTCCACTGCAGGTGAGGAGACtccctgggcatggggaggagcaaggggcCATTAAC from Chrysemys picta bellii isolate R12L10 unplaced genomic scaffold, ASM1138683v2 scaf2423, whole genome shotgun sequence includes the following:
- the LOC135980260 gene encoding ribosomal biogenesis protein LAS1L-like isoform X3, which translates into the protein MDVLRRIFRIKAPQVALEPEGGSCQHPQTESRPSIPMAWEAAPGHPRRWTCSALLTRRKPAPRAGAERRETTSRPRWRWPTFSLGRQDTAHGRNQARQLWVCFCWKASPQPSRVGQQEASPGQELGDRCPSSSTGAGGESSRSLEAPCNTEAECSSTAARVTLCPCLSDAEIPTDQSEKKDLAPEEKAEEDEDRATEGEEEEEDLETEEEEKQEEEVLTTEKEEEVVEDLAIKEGEDMTTEEEEDLDTVEEEEENLSAE